The genomic DNA aaattcctTACACATGACCAGTGTTTTACACTTTACAAAGTGTTCTTATGTGCAGTTTATCATTTGATTCCCAAAGTGACCTTCCTGAAATAGGCAAGGAGGTCTTCatttacaaaggaggaaatagaaattcAGGAAGGATAAGTCACTTGCCTCACAATCCAGGGTTCTTATTTTATATTAGGAGCATTTAAAGTCTATAATAATTCAGGTTAATCCTCTTTTTTTGCACTTGGTATTTGATTTCTTATTTGGTCAGATTTAACTGAGCTTTTGTAACCTTTTAGATCCCACAATttggaggggaggagaaagggtGGGAAGAACCTATAGCTTCACTAGGCATTTGAGCTCATTTGGAAATTCACGTCAGCTTCAGAAGCCTTGTCATCTTTGTCTTCCCAAGAGGTGGACTTAAATTCATTAAAAGGATGTGAAAAGAATGAGGACTGGGAAGGTGGTTACCAGCAGAGGCAGTGACGCAGCCACAGAGTGACTCTTTTCCCTGCTGGGGCCTCACCTGTCAATAAGGACTGGACTTCTGTGTGAGCTGCAGTTTCATCTCCAACCTGTGCATGCCATCTGTGAGCTTGGGAGGGTCTCCTGCCTTGAAGTTCAGTTACACCCTCGTGGAGGATTCAGCTGGAATACACTGGGGTGCTGGCTAACAGTGGTGAAATGCCCACTGGCATATGAAGGCTTTGGCCATGGATTTCCTCCTTGGCAGCCTGGTATTGGCTGCCTGTCTGCCTTTGGTGGTGACTTCACCTAACATCCTAGCCATCCCAGAGAAGCTACAACAGGCTGTGGGGAAAGTTGTGGTCAGTGCCACACCCTGCACTGTCACCTGTGGCCTTGGCTACAAGCAGGAGACGGTCTGCGAGGTGGGCCCTGATGGAGTGAGGAGGAAGTGTAAATCTCAGCGCTTGGAATGTCTGACCAACTGGGTCTGTGGAATGCTCCATTTCACCATTCTCGTAGGGGAGGAAATGGAGCTGAGCTGTTTGAGTGCAGACACCCTGGAGGTCGGGCAGGAAGCTTTCTGGTTCACCTGGCGACTTGCTCGGGGCATCATCTCAACTGACGATGAGGTCTTCAAACCCTTCAGTGCCAGGTCCCACTTTGTGAAGTTTCGATCTGCTCAGGAATATGACTCTGGGACCTACCGGTGTGATGTGCTGCTGTTAAAGAACTTGAGGCTTGTCAAGAGGCTCTATTTTGGGCTGAGGGTCCTTCCTCCTAACCTAGTGAGCCTGAATTTCCATCAGTCCCTTACTGAGGATCAGAAGCTAGTAGATAAGGGCCTGGAAGTAAATCTGGGCAACTATTCCAGGCCTCACCACCCACCATGGAGAAAGAAGGTGCCTCTGGCCTTGGGAATAGGAATTGCCTGTGGGGTAGCTGGTGGTGTGCTGGTGGGCATTGTCCTGTGCAGCGGGCCGATGGCGAGCTGCGGCGGTGCCCGCCTGAAGGCCTTGCAGGCCTTGTTCCTGAAGTGCTGGCCGCCCAGGGGTCTGGACTGGCTGCCCAGGAAGCTGAGCTGGCTGCCCAAGATGCCAAGCTAGCTTTTGAGGGCAGAGTTCTGGCTGCCTGATTGTGGATCGGTCAAGAGGAAGGGCTGCTGCTGCCAAAAGAACGAGTGGGGGATGTAGAGCGAGGCGGCAGCATGGCAACTGTGAGCAGTAGTCCGTACCTTCTCTGTGTCCTAGACGGACCTCTTCGTCATCTTCCCTGCCCTCTAGGTACCCAGGGAGCCTGACTGTGGGCACCTCCCTGCTCCTGCCCATGCGAAGAGTTCTGTCTTCCAAGCTCGCGTTCATTTTCGGCTTGTATGCCTCCCTCTCCACCTCCATCTCTCGTCTCCTGAGCAGTATAATCACGTGAGAGGATATTAGTAGCTTTTCTGGTgaagacatttttttcctcttcaataAAAATGATCCACAGTAGCTGCATGGAGACTTAAGCTTTTCTGCTGTTCAGTTAAAATTTTCCTAGATTTGTTGAAATTGACCCGTAATTGGTCtggctttattttcttcaaatatctTAGAACAGACATTGAACAACTTGCTTTGTAGAGGGTCATAAGCCAAGGTGGTTCGTGATGACATCTGACTTCGGTATATAATAGTcactaaatattaataaattatctGCCCCTCCTGTACACCCCAGGTGAACCCTCTGTGTTCAGTTTTAAACTGATTGCTGGCAAACTGGATCCTTTGTGTGGTAGGTCTCCCCTGAGTAGTTTGTTGCCGTGCACCCTGCTCCCATCCTTCCGGCACCCTGAAGCCGGTGTTCCTGGGAAGGTCAAGTGTATTGTCTTCATATAACAGTCGAGTCCCCCTAAGAGAGGACTAGCACCTTCTTTCCTCCTTAGGAAATCTAATCTGAAGACCCTAAAGGCCATTCAGACTGAGATCATTGGCTTGTGGAATCAGCAAGGGAAAGCCTCTTGGCCACCAGCTGAGCTCATTCTGTTGAGAAAGGGAACGTCTCACCCCCTCACTTTGTTCTAGCTGCAGAAGGATGAATGGAAGCCGAGACTTGGACCAGTGGATCTCTTTAGCTGTGTGTCTGAATCACCTGAATAAGCTTTTGAAAGATAAGATTCAACCTTATTTTtcaaaacctgaaaaatatgaCCACAGTTATGGATGACATATAATTCACTGAATAAAAGAAAATCCATTGAGACCTCGGGATTAAAGAGTAAAAAGTACATCTTCTTTGTAGAAAAATGCTAGCTAATAAATCTAGAAATGATGAGTTTAAAGACTCACCACTTTCCAATCCTCATCATATCATGAGGCAAGGATTAGGGATTCCAGAACGTTGGTGAACAGGTTTTAGAAAAGCCAGTAATCCCAAAATATCACTCCACACACTACTAACCCTGAGGATGCTACTTCAGTTTAAATTATGGTCAATGGATTTATATTATTTcctctatttctaattttagaaaGTTTCAAACCCAGAGAAAAGTTGAAAGGTTTGATAACACCCAGAGACAATTTAACAGGATTCACCAGCTGTGAATGTTTTGCTGCAGTTATATTTCTCTCTAAATACACACTGATTTGATTGAGCCACTTGAAAGCCAGTCACAGACATTGTGACCCCTTATTCTTAAAACATTCGCGTGACCCCTTATTCTTAAAACATTCGCGTCTTCCCATAAGGAAATTCTGTGTAACTCAATGTCCATCACACCTAAGAGAAcaattcccttctcttttctttggTTGCTATTTTGTTTCCACAATTTCTAAAATCTTAGAGCTTTTTAATCTCATTTTTGGCCCAGGATCAAATGAAGATTCACATACTATATTTGGTTATTTCTCTTAAGTCTTATTTTAGAACAGATCCCTGCAGTTATTGTTGCTGGTTTTCATAACATCAATTTTATTGAAGAGTTTAGCTAGGCCAGCTGTCTTGGATAGTGTCTGGATTTGTCATTTCCTCTTGATTAGGTTCCTGAGGAATGGATTTTACACATTTTTGACAAGAGCCCTGTGTAAATGACGACATATACTTACTGCATCAGCTCAGGAGGTGCACGATGTCAGAGTGACCCAGTGTGGATGACAAGCATGATCATTTGAGGTGGTGACTGCTAGATCTCTCCAATGTTATATATATTTCCCCTTTGTAATTAGTAGTGTGTGGAGTGATATTTTGGGATTACCTGCTTTTCTAAAAACTGTTCATCAACGTTCTGGAATCCCtaaaccttgcctcactgtatgTTGAGGATCGGAAAGTGGTGAGTCTTTAAATTCATCATTTCTAGATTTATTAGCTAGCATTTTTCTACAAAGAAGATGTACTTATTACTCTTTAATCTTGAGGTCTCAATGGATTTTCTTTTATTCAGTGAATTATATGTCATCCATAACTGTGATCATATTTTTCATGTTCAAATTGTCCCAGTTTTGGTCTGTAGGCATCCCTTCAAGCCAGCTCTTTTGTCCTTTTGACGTGGTCCCATTTGACTTTGAGCATGTCCTTTCTTTCTAGAACAGCAAGATGACTCGGATCCACATTTGGACCTTATTTCTTCCAAACCCGAATCTGCTGTTTCTTCAAGGGACTCTGGTTCCTGTTAGTGTGGGGAGTAGTATTTAGAAACCCAAGATTTAGGTGCTAAATGCACTCATTGCCATGAGGAGTAATTGCTTCTAGGCCCTTTCAGTGTCCTAGATTATGTAAATCATTAATTCAAAGTATCTTTGTTTTTCAGAAGTTTTATAGGTATAATGCAAAGGTGGATGTATTGcaaaggttgagaaccactggtataGTAGGCCCATGCTTAGGGAGCCTTTACTCATCCTCTTTGAAAAGTTCTAGGATTTTCCACACACTGTCCCccattctctccacctctgagagGATGGGTTTCAGAAGACTTGGTTCTGTTCCCAGTTCTGCCGTTGACTGTGCAGCGGAGTGAGCTGACTGACCCGTCGTCCTCATCTCTGAAATGTGATCGTGAGGATCAGGTGAGATCTTGTGTGTGAGCTCCGCCAGCTGAAGGACTGGATGTGAGTTAGGATGTGTTACTAAGGAGTCATTTGTTCAGTGCTGGTCAATTTGCTGAAGCAGGAGAGACCTTGCTACACTTTAAAAGACCGTAGCGTGTTAATGTCTTTGTATCTAATGAACTGAAGATTATGTTGCTGAGGAgggaggaggactgaagggtacAGTTTCCCATATTACAGATTGAGAAGCCGAGACCCAAGAAGAGCTAAATAACTTCTCCAGCTTTCTGTCACAGCCAGTAGTCAAGCGTGGGATGGAGTGTTGTGCTGCTCTAGGATTATACCCCTCTGTGCCCTGGGCTCTTGGATTTTGACTCTGAGGGTACAGAAGGATTGAACATAGAAAAGAACAAACGACCCTCAGGTGTGTTAGTAAAAGACCAAAACCCAGTTGATTGTACTAAATTCTGTGTGTGTAATCAAGGAAATGCTGACTGGACTAAAAGTTGGGTTCCCAGCAGCCCCTTTGGGTGCAAAGGGAAGGAATGAGCCTGTTGGGTGCCGCACTGCTGTCGTGCTGGCCCCTTCTGGGGGCTTGCTGTCAGCCTGGGCTCCTTGTGCTGAGCAGGCCCTGGGCTCGCAGCTAAGCACGGAGTCGTGGGGCCTCTGCTtgcctttgtctccctcttctctgaGGAAGGCTGTGAGCACGGAGCCCTACCTGCTCAGCACGGGAAGAGCACTTCCAGGGCTGTGCAGGTGTATCCCTCTGCGTACCAGATGGCGTGATGAAGGTTTGTTGAATGCATTAGAGAATGTTGCTGCTGGGAAATGTGGCTGAGAGTTCAAATCTTTTTGGCTGCTGTGAGCAGAGACTAGAGGCACCTTCTCGTCCAGCAGGGTCACTCTCTGTCTGCAGGGAGGAGGTGTCCCTGTGGTCCTGTTGAGTACCTCAAGTGTCTGAAAACCAGGGAACACTAAGAAGCACCGTCACACAGGCACTGCACAGCCCGTGGTATGTCAGGAAATGCCAGCTCATTCCGGCAGAATGCCTCCTGGGTCCTGCTTACAGTCTCTGCCTAATCTGCCCTCTTCCCAGGGCTGAATGAAGCAATGTGGCCTGTGTGTTGTGACTTTACCTTAGAGTTGACCTTGTGGAGAGTGAAGGTTTTGGATAACAGCCTGGGTTAGGGAGCAGGACAAGGAGGCATGCCTTAGCCCCATGACAGAAACGCCCACAGCTGGTGCCCCCTGCCTCAGCAGGCTGAGCAGCCATCTTTATTTAAGAACTGTTGCTACCAGAGTCAATAAATAACTACAGTTACAAGAAGTACAAGAGAGACAGACAATAGGCCAGTGGGAGGGGTTCCGTTTTAACGAAAAGTGGGTCCAGTCAGTGTCCAGTGAAGTCCTTGCCCTTGCCTAGTGTGAGCCTTTCTGTTGTGCAGACCCTAAATGTGGTGGGTAAGTTGGAGTCCGGGGACAAGGCAGGCTATGCCCCATCGAAAGGCACCGGGCTTCCTGGGCCCAAGCTAGCTGACCCATTTTTTCCCCCTCCAGTTTCCCCTTATTTTCCTGCCCTCCCAAAGCCTGTGACCACGGCTACCAGCACCTATTTCCATGGAGCTCTTTGAGTCCCTTATGAATGCCCGTCACTCCAGGAGCCTGTCTGGCAACTTTGTTCACCCCCGGGACGCAGTCCGGGTTAGGTTAGGTCTGACCCGGGGGAACAGGACAGCACACGCAGGCCTCAAACCTGAATTGGGGATACTGTTTTCCCTCCCAGAGGAGCCCAGTTGGTCACTCCTGAGACCAGGAAGAGAAAAGCATCCTTCCGCTGGGgaagagatgaagagagagaaacattCTTAGCTTGGACTCTTGCCCAGGGTGGAGTACATGGCTCCTGGGCCTGCCAAGAGGCAGTGTATCCCAGGAAGAGAAGGCCCAGGGGTTGGCCCTCCACCTTTGTGACCAGGGCCACAACAGACAGGAGCTCCCAGACAACTCCTGTGCTGGGCACCGCTTGACTCTAAGAGTCTCCACCATGGAAGGACCCTTAGAGCTTCTCTCCCCCGCCACCCAGCCATCATCTAACCTAGATCCCAGAGCAACAGCTGTCAAAATTACTCAACgtcctgaaaaaacaaaaaaagcctctTACTTATTCCAGGGTCTCATTACTGTTTTTTCTGGTGCCTAACCTCAGTCTCCTGTTACTTAATCGAAGGGAAAGACGCCCCCACCCCGTGCCCCTCTTGTTCCCCGACACCGTGTATATCATCGGTGCCTGGAATGACAGTAGATCACCTGGCCTTGCTGGGCCCTGAGACTCTGTCTGAGAGCTGCCCTCCCCTCGAGGGTAGGTATAGATCCAGACAGAGCAGTGAGGACCCGGGAGCCAAGGCCAGGGGCAGAGGGCCCTGGAGGCTGAGCCCAGGTGTGCACAGAATGGAGAGACTGTCATGTCTCCCCAGCCCTGAGCAGGTGTGCAGGCTGTTTCTGTCCCTAGTCCTCAAGGCACTTACTGGCCACTAAGCTGTGGGTAAAGTACTTGGTGGCTTTCCCCTTTGTGGCCCTTGGGGCTTGGTGTGACCGAGAGGAGAGGCCCAAAGTCGAGTCATGATCACAGCAGGAGCAAGCCTCAGCCCATCTGACCAGAGATGACAATCAGAGTCCCCTTGGGCAGGAAGGGACTCTGGGAGTATCCCTGGTCTCATCTTCTGCCTCCTCACAAGCTCCTGCACAAGGCTCAGCAAGAGGCTGTTGCCATTTCACAAGCTGGCACGTCCTCAGGTCCCCGCTGTCTTACTAACCCTCACTGAGTGCCCTACCCGAGGTCTCGGGCTGCAGGAACATCCACCTGAGGACAGTTCTGTATCCTCCAAACAGGTCTTACCTGCCCGGGTTAGGTTTTCCTGGCTGAGTTTTCCTAGTTAAAAGCCCTTCCTGGGCCTCCCAGAGGCTCTGCCTTCCTCTGCTTTGCTAATGGGCCTCATCAGAAGGGAGACTTAGCTGGGAGTATCTTTGCCTCCGGCACACTTGGGGACAGCAGCCTCCAGTTCCCTGGTTAGGTCCTGTGCCAGACCAGCCCACTCTGGTCCCACATTTAGTCTAGACCCctgtccccttccccttcccctaagCCCCAGAGGGTGTCCTACTTTGAGCATCCCCTTCCTGTTAGAGCTGGTCCAGGCCAAGTCACAGCCATGGGGGCCCAGGGTGGATGCCAGGCCAAGTGGGGGATCCCCGTTGACGGGAGAACAGTGGCTTAGCTGAGCCGCCAGCACCTGGCATGGGAGGAGGGACAGGAGTAGGTGAGGCAgctgcagggagggaggcccGGGCCCGGGGCCGGTGGTGGGCACAGCGGTGGCAGAGAGAAGTGTGaccttacctttttaaaaattggaatggGAAACAATGTAAACCTGCCAGGAAAATAGAGCAGGacctaaatgtttaaaaaatcataacAAAATAGAGCTCTAACTGTAAACTACAGAAACTAGGCTCAGGACGGAATGTCTCCTAGAGTCTGCCCACGTCTTGGGCTGGGACCCAGTCGTGCTGTTCACCCCGTGGGCACGCACCCACCCGCACCTCTTGGAGCAGAATGCTCACAGCCCACTGCCCTTCCTAACGGGCTGTGGCCGCTCAGCACAGCCTCCTTCTGGACAGAGCCTGGAACAGGAAGGTAGgacaggctgtgtgaccttgggacatCCCTAACGCTGTTGACCTccgttgcctcatctgtaaagggaAGGACTTGGGCCAGCTGAGCTCTAAAGCATTTTTCAGCTCTGACGTTCTGTGACTGATGGTATACCCAGAGCCCAAGGTAGGCGGTCCCATTTATTAACCCCTTTTCTTCTGGGAAATGCCAAAGAGCCGTCAGAGGCAGCCGGAGACGAGTCCTGCCAGGTGGTCCAGCTTATTCCTGGGAGCAGGCAGGACCAGTTATCCTTTGCCATTCCCAGAAGACTCCCGACTTGGGGACCCGGGATTAATGCTGCATTTCTCCCCTGGCTTGAGTCAGTGCCGGGAGGGTGGAGTCTGGGGCCTGCAGGCCAAGCTGGAGGAAGCAGTAGGCGCAGACCCCTACCCTGTCTCCTGGCCAATCCTGGGGAGACTGTGGGATGGGTCTTGGGTGGGGCACCTCCCCAAGACAAGCCCTTTAGTCACCCAGCCACATATAGTGGCTCCTGTCACTCTGGGGGTGACAGGGCCGGGTTGGCAGTGTTGGCTATGAGGGTGACACCTCGATTGTGACTGTGCCTCAGGCCAAGTCTGGCGCCCCTTTCCACCAGGTGTCACAGCTTCTCAAAGCCTTTTCAGCTCCCACCCCCAGCAGCATGGAGTGCTGTCCCCCCCAAAGCTGCAGGGGCTCAGGCTCCTGGCCTCAGACATCAGGACACTTATTCTCAGCCACCTGGCAGGTGGCAGGGGCCTCTAAGGAGTCGTCCAGGACAATGTCAGGGTCCAGCCGGGCTGCCCCTTGAGAAACCAGGAGTGTCCTTGGCTCCAGGGTCTGGCCGCCCCTTAGACCAGGGCATGCTTGGGTTAGCGCTTCGTCCCACTTGAGCCTGCTTGTGTCTGGAGTTCCCACCAGGCCGAGGACTCTGCTTGCAGGGGGCAGGGTCTGCGGTCCCAGGGTGCCTTCTTCACTGATGTGCACATACAGGGTCAAACCTCCTCCTTCCCATTGGCCTTTCCTTGCATCTAGGCACCCTAGAGGGCCCAGGCATAGGGCTCAATCTCATCATGGAAGTTAGCCCTGTGCCtcttgatttaaagaaaaaaatccttgcatGGGCTCTGTCCTGTGGCAGAATATGAAATACCCTACCTCCTGCAAAAAGGGCACTGTGTAAAGTAGGTATTGAAGACCAGCCATTCTCAGGCACAGTGTTGGGCCACTTCGGCATCAGGAAGGGACGGGGACCAGCTGGCTGTGTCCATCGGAGGTGGGTGTCCGGCTGTGGCAGAGGGAGGGGTGCCGAGATCAGAGCTCCAGGCAGCCTATGAGGACCAGCATCGCCAGGGAGTGGGGGAGGATGGTGCCGGGAGGAGGGGCCGGGCCGACTGCTGAGTTCTCCACCATCATGCTCGTGCCTGAAACCAGCAGGCAGAAGTGTGGGCTGAGTCGGCTGCGCCTCGGACGAGCCCGGCCCTCCCAGCCTCACAACCAGATGCGGACTTTCCTAAGCATGTTCCCAGAGGGCCGCCTGCACAACTGGGAGGTGTTCCCAGCCTTACTCCTATGGCATTTTGCAGGACCTTCCCTTTTGCTGGTCACCAGTGTTCACCCCTAACACTGAGAAAGGAGAGCACGCACCTCCCAGGGGCGTTGGggtgctggggaggaggggtgccaGGGCAGATCCAGGACTGCCCTGCCGCTGGTTTCTGCCTACCTTCCCCTTTAccctggggcctggctcggttGGGCTTGGCTTGGGTGGGAATGAGCCTCCATCAGGCATCGGGGTGGACCCTGACCcctgggggatggggtgggagagACGGCACCTCCATTCCTCACGATGTGGACTTCTGCTGGGACCCC from Manis pentadactyla isolate mManPen7 chromosome 9, mManPen7.hap1, whole genome shotgun sequence includes the following:
- the TMEM81 gene encoding transmembrane protein 81, with amino-acid sequence MKALAMDFLLGSLVLAACLPLVVTSPNILAIPEKLQQAVGKVVVSATPCTVTCGLGYKQETVCEVGPDGVRRKCKSQRLECLTNWVCGMLHFTILVGEEMELSCLSADTLEVGQEAFWFTWRLARGIISTDDEVFKPFSARSHFVKFRSAQEYDSGTYRCDVLLLKNLRLVKRLYFGLRVLPPNLVSLNFHQSLTEDQKLVDKGLEVNLGNYSRPHHPPWRKKVPLALGIGIACGVAGGVLVGIVLCSGPMASCGGARLKALQALFLKCWPPRGLDWLPRKLSWLPKMPS